The following proteins are co-located in the Polyangia bacterium genome:
- a CDS encoding L-threonylcarbamoyladenylate synthase: protein MAHAFAEEIVFAAAALRRGEIVAYPTETFYGLGVNALDELALARLRQLKGRGDKAMSVLVGGDALGTMIDSLCKTVPVAAQRLMDKYWPGPLTLVLPARRGLPSPLVANGFVAVRESPHPTARALVAAFGGPITATSANLTGGAPATTPEAVDEVFEGRCRVLHGGATAGGAPSTIVRVRGSRLEILRKGVLPISDSELES from the coding sequence GTGGCCCACGCATTTGCTGAAGAGATCGTCTTCGCCGCCGCGGCGCTGCGGCGCGGGGAGATCGTCGCCTACCCGACGGAGACGTTCTATGGCCTGGGCGTCAACGCGCTGGATGAACTGGCGCTGGCCCGCCTGCGGCAACTGAAGGGACGCGGCGACAAGGCGATGTCGGTGCTGGTCGGCGGCGACGCGCTGGGCACCATGATCGATTCGCTGTGCAAGACCGTGCCGGTGGCGGCGCAGCGGCTGATGGACAAGTACTGGCCGGGGCCGCTGACCCTGGTGCTGCCGGCGCGGCGCGGGTTACCGTCGCCGCTGGTGGCCAACGGTTTCGTGGCGGTGCGTGAATCGCCGCACCCGACGGCGCGCGCGTTGGTGGCCGCATTCGGCGGACCGATCACCGCCACCAGCGCCAACCTGACCGGCGGCGCGCCCGCCACCACGCCGGAAGCCGTGGACGAAGTCTTCGAAGGGCGGTGCCGCGTCCTGCACGGCGGCGCCACCGCAGGCGGCGCGCCCAGCACCATCGTTCGGGTGCGCGGCAGCCGCCTGGAAATTTTGCGCAAGGGCGTGCTGCCCATCTCCGACAGCGAGCTGGAATCGTAA
- a CDS encoding DUF1015 domain-containing protein has product MAEIAPFAGFRYDLDRVGDAARVLAPPYDVISETERLGLEARHGQNVVRVELPRGEGDGRYANAAGLLDTWIAEGILRQDSQPAFYRYEQQFTWPPDGGRRYVRKGFFCLLRLEPFDARVVLPHEQTLSGPKEDRRKLLAATRTHISQVFGLYRDPDGATEEPLAFAETAAPVLDATTPDGCRHRLWMLTDRERIGQVAAALRNRQILIADGHHRYETMLNLRAQLRPKDRPPGHSAADWGAVFLARAEDPGLLVLPTHRLVRNLPAFDLGALRAGAAPAFEVKQSDEADVAAIEARLQREGERRVTFAARAAGEKQTTWLGLKDGVDLSALGSPALRELDVTVLHGVLLAPLLGVDASAMANQAYLGYTHSTAEALAAVSSGQAQGAFFMNATKVEDVLQVCEEGSILPQKSTYFQPKLATGLVMNRINPDADVAGA; this is encoded by the coding sequence ATGGCCGAGATCGCTCCATTCGCCGGATTCCGTTACGACCTTGATCGCGTCGGCGACGCCGCGCGCGTCTTGGCCCCTCCGTACGACGTCATCAGCGAGACGGAACGGCTGGGTCTAGAGGCGCGCCACGGGCAGAACGTGGTGCGCGTCGAGCTGCCGCGGGGGGAGGGCGACGGGCGATACGCCAATGCCGCCGGTCTACTGGACACCTGGATCGCCGAAGGGATCTTGCGCCAGGACAGCCAGCCGGCGTTCTACCGATACGAACAGCAATTCACCTGGCCACCGGACGGCGGACGGCGGTACGTGCGCAAAGGGTTTTTCTGCCTGCTGCGCCTCGAGCCGTTCGACGCGCGGGTGGTGCTGCCGCACGAGCAGACGCTGTCGGGGCCGAAGGAGGATCGGCGCAAGCTGCTGGCCGCCACGCGCACGCACATCTCGCAGGTGTTTGGGCTTTACCGCGATCCCGACGGCGCCACCGAAGAGCCGCTGGCCTTTGCCGAGACCGCGGCGCCGGTGCTGGACGCCACCACGCCCGACGGTTGCCGCCACCGTCTGTGGATGCTGACCGATCGCGAGCGCATCGGGCAGGTGGCGGCGGCGCTGCGCAACCGGCAGATCCTGATCGCCGACGGCCATCACCGCTATGAAACCATGCTGAACCTGCGCGCCCAGCTGCGCCCGAAGGATCGCCCGCCCGGGCACTCGGCGGCGGATTGGGGCGCGGTGTTCCTGGCGCGCGCCGAAGATCCCGGCCTGCTGGTGCTGCCCACCCATCGCCTGGTGCGCAACCTGCCGGCGTTCGACCTCGGCGCCTTGCGCGCGGGCGCGGCGCCGGCCTTCGAGGTCAAACAGTCCGACGAGGCCGACGTCGCCGCCATCGAGGCGCGCCTGCAACGCGAGGGCGAGCGGCGCGTGACCTTCGCCGCGCGGGCCGCCGGCGAAAAGCAGACCACCTGGCTTGGTTTGAAGGACGGCGTTGATCTGTCGGCGCTGGGTTCACCGGCCCTGCGCGAACTGGACGTGACGGTGCTACACGGGGTGCTGCTGGCGCCGCTTTTGGGCGTCGACGCTTCGGCGATGGCCAATCAGGCGTACCTCGGGTACACGCACAGCACGGCCGAGGCGCTGGCCGCTGTGTCGTCGGGCCAGGCGCAAGGCGCGTTCTTCATGAACGCCACCAAGGTCGAAGACGTCCTCCAGGTGTGCGAAGAAGGCTCGATCTTGCCGCAGAAATCGACCTATTTTCAGCCCAAGCTGGCCACCGGCTTGGTCATGAATCGGATCAACCCCGATGCTGACGTCGCCGGCGCCTGA
- a CDS encoding methyltransferase domain-containing protein translates to MLTSPAPDGLVPGEYTTDTLLRGRITLLQPARGFRSSLDPVLLAAFVAPPFGRVLDIGCGTGAVAFLLMATDAVASGVGVELQPRLASLARAAAVHNGFAPRLEIIEGDVRALGGQRLPPGSFDLVATNPPFRLPSSGHTSPDGERARAHHEITLTLAEWTAIAARSVHVDGRVAAIFAADRCDELRAQFNAHGLHPTRMRLVHPHADGPATRVLIEARPKAMRTFFIEPPLIIHGAGGQRFSDEVARMLGERL, encoded by the coding sequence ATGCTGACGTCGCCGGCGCCTGACGGTCTGGTCCCCGGTGAATACACCACCGACACGCTGTTGCGCGGTCGGATCACGCTGCTGCAGCCGGCGCGCGGGTTTCGATCCAGTCTGGATCCGGTGTTATTGGCCGCCTTCGTGGCGCCCCCGTTTGGCCGGGTGCTCGACATCGGCTGCGGCACCGGCGCGGTGGCGTTCTTATTGATGGCCACCGACGCCGTGGCGAGCGGGGTGGGCGTCGAGCTGCAGCCACGCCTGGCGTCCTTGGCGCGGGCGGCGGCGGTCCACAACGGATTCGCGCCGCGCCTGGAGATTATCGAGGGCGACGTGCGCGCGCTGGGCGGCCAGCGGTTGCCGCCCGGGTCGTTCGATCTGGTGGCGACCAACCCGCCATTTCGTTTGCCCAGCAGCGGCCACACCTCGCCGGACGGCGAGAGGGCGCGTGCCCATCACGAGATCACCTTGACCCTGGCCGAGTGGACCGCCATCGCCGCGCGGTCGGTGCACGTTGACGGCCGCGTGGCGGCGATCTTCGCCGCCGATCGCTGCGACGAATTGCGGGCGCAATTCAACGCGCACGGCCTGCACCCGACCCGGATGCGTCTGGTGCACCCGCACGCCGATGGACCCGCCACGCGCGTGCTGATCGAGGCGCGGCCGAAGGCGATGCGCACGTTCTTCATCGAGCCGCCGCTGATCATCCACGGGGCGGGCGGGCAGCGTTTCTCCGACGAGGTCGCGCGCATGCTGGGCGAGCGGCTTTGA
- a CDS encoding alcohol dehydrogenase catalytic domain-containing protein encodes MRIAQLVGVRQFRLIDGTPPEPAPGEIQVQVQAVGVCGSDVHSYSEGGIGDTPVLYPTVLGHEPAGVVAKLGPGVSGWSVGDQAAFEPSLFCYHCPYCLRGRQNLCTEMRFLSTPGGEPGFFRDRLNLPAANLLALPKPLTVVEGALVEPLSIALHAMKLASPVLGETAAVFGAGPIGLLTIAALKLAGVRRVWAVEPLAHRRALATALGADAVIDPAVVDPGATIARESGGLGVSMVYDCATKADTTDHSLRAAAPGGRVVLTGIPSELRVSFDVHLWRRKELAIWQVRRSNDEMAAARDLLAQHGRLFAPLVTHNRSIEDVAGAFALIEHYDDGVGKLLLRFD; translated from the coding sequence ATGCGCATCGCCCAGCTGGTCGGCGTCCGTCAGTTTCGCCTGATCGACGGAACGCCTCCGGAGCCGGCGCCGGGCGAGATCCAGGTTCAGGTGCAAGCGGTAGGCGTCTGCGGCTCCGACGTGCATTCGTATTCCGAGGGTGGCATCGGCGATACGCCGGTGCTGTATCCGACGGTGCTGGGTCACGAGCCGGCCGGCGTGGTGGCCAAGCTGGGCCCGGGCGTCTCCGGCTGGAGCGTCGGCGACCAGGCGGCATTCGAGCCGTCGCTGTTTTGCTATCACTGCCCCTATTGCCTGCGCGGCCGGCAGAACTTGTGCACCGAGATGCGGTTTCTCAGCACGCCCGGCGGCGAGCCGGGATTTTTCCGTGATCGGCTGAATTTGCCGGCGGCGAATCTGCTGGCTTTGCCCAAGCCGCTGACCGTCGTCGAAGGCGCGCTGGTCGAGCCGCTGTCGATCGCCCTGCACGCCATGAAGCTGGCCTCGCCGGTGCTGGGCGAGACCGCCGCCGTGTTCGGCGCCGGCCCGATCGGTCTTTTGACCATCGCCGCGCTGAAACTGGCCGGCGTACGTCGGGTGTGGGCCGTTGAACCTTTGGCCCACCGACGGGCGCTGGCCACCGCGCTCGGTGCCGACGCCGTGATCGATCCAGCCGTCGTCGATCCCGGCGCGACCATCGCGCGCGAGTCGGGCGGCCTGGGCGTGAGCATGGTCTATGACTGCGCCACCAAGGCCGACACCACCGACCACAGCCTGCGCGCCGCCGCCCCGGGCGGCCGGGTGGTGTTGACCGGCATCCCCTCCGAATTGCGCGTCAGCTTCGACGTGCACCTCTGGCGACGCAAGGAACTGGCCATCTGGCAAGTGCGCCGGTCCAACGACGAGATGGCCGCCGCCCGCGATCTCCTGGCCCAGCACGGCCGGCTGTTCGCGCCGCTGGTCACCCACAACCGCTCAATCGAAGACGTGGCCGGTGCCTTCGCGCTGATCGAACATTACGACGACGGCGTCGGCAAGTTGTTGCTGCGGTTCGATTGA
- a CDS encoding OmpA family protein, whose product MITSIPRSPSLFLPAVALALALSAGACGVDKEVYNAALRDRDDQKQKLAETQNALEKEKNDHAKDSDTRDARISVLSKKLESLGQDVSRLENERGTMGGELEQARKRMEELRKAQALAEARAAQFRKLVAQFKSLTDAGKLQVELRDNRMIVRLGDQILFDPGKTELKKEGQDALRQVTVVLKDIPNRNFQVAGHTDNIPIKSAKYRSNWDLSTARAVEVVNFMIGSGMEPKRLSAAGYADQSPVAANDTAVNKAKNRRIEITLVPNLDDLPPIDDALKETPPVVTGAAAAPKS is encoded by the coding sequence ATGATCACGTCGATCCCCCGTTCCCCCAGCCTGTTCTTGCCGGCGGTCGCGCTGGCTCTCGCCCTCAGCGCCGGCGCCTGCGGCGTCGACAAGGAGGTCTACAACGCCGCCTTGCGCGACCGCGACGACCAGAAGCAAAAGCTGGCCGAGACGCAAAACGCCCTGGAAAAAGAGAAGAACGACCACGCCAAGGACTCGGACACGCGCGACGCCCGCATCTCGGTGCTGTCGAAGAAGCTCGAGTCGCTGGGCCAGGACGTCTCCCGGCTGGAGAACGAACGCGGCACCATGGGCGGCGAGCTGGAGCAGGCGCGCAAGCGCATGGAAGAGCTGCGCAAGGCGCAGGCCCTGGCCGAGGCGCGGGCGGCGCAGTTCCGCAAGCTGGTGGCCCAGTTCAAGAGCCTGACCGACGCCGGCAAGCTGCAGGTTGAATTACGCGACAACCGGATGATCGTGCGCCTGGGTGATCAGATCCTGTTCGACCCCGGCAAGACCGAGCTGAAGAAAGAAGGCCAGGACGCCCTTCGCCAGGTGACCGTGGTGCTGAAAGACATCCCCAATCGCAATTTTCAGGTCGCCGGCCACACCGACAACATTCCGATCAAGTCGGCCAAGTACCGTTCGAACTGGGATCTATCGACGGCGCGCGCGGTGGAGGTGGTGAACTTCATGATCGGCAGCGGCATGGAGCCCAAGCGTCTGTCGGCGGCCGGCTACGCCGATCAGTCGCCGGTGGCGGCCAACGACACGGCCGTGAACAAGGCGAAGAATCGCCGCATCGAAATCACCTTGGTACCGAACCTGGACGATCTGCCGCCCATCGACGACGCGCTGAAAGAGACGCCGCCGGTGGTGACCGGCGCGGCGGCGGCGCCGAAAAGCTAG
- the mazG gene encoding nucleoside triphosphate pyrophosphohydrolase produces the protein MSTPPTTNPLPDLTPLPGKQTGAEVSKLVGLMQRLLAPGGCPWDREQTLATLVPYLVEETYEVVDALASGNVADHGEELGDLLLQIVFQSELRHTEGAFGIDDVARGIVTKLVRRHPHVFGKVVAKNADDVLANWAKLKATEKAEKGKHGALDGIPRSAPALLRATRAGEKAGAVGFDWPDAAGPRAKINEELGELDEAWQSGDRAAMEHELGDVLLAVANLSRKLNIDAESALRAATDRFAARFGQIEKALAAQGRAVADASAEEQDRLWEAAKLSLQSPKLSG, from the coding sequence GTGTCCACGCCCCCGACGACAAATCCCCTGCCCGACTTGACGCCGCTGCCCGGCAAACAAACCGGCGCCGAGGTGAGCAAGCTGGTGGGCCTGATGCAACGCCTGCTGGCTCCCGGCGGCTGCCCCTGGGATCGCGAACAGACCCTGGCCACGCTGGTCCCCTACCTGGTCGAAGAAACCTACGAGGTGGTCGACGCCCTCGCCTCGGGCAACGTGGCCGATCATGGCGAGGAGCTGGGGGATCTGCTGTTGCAGATCGTCTTCCAATCAGAGCTGCGCCACACCGAGGGCGCCTTCGGCATCGACGACGTCGCCCGCGGCATCGTCACCAAGCTGGTGCGCCGCCACCCGCACGTCTTCGGCAAGGTGGTGGCCAAAAACGCCGACGACGTCCTGGCGAACTGGGCCAAGCTCAAAGCCACCGAGAAGGCCGAGAAGGGAAAGCACGGCGCCCTGGACGGCATTCCGCGCAGCGCCCCGGCGTTGCTGCGCGCCACCCGGGCCGGCGAAAAAGCCGGCGCGGTCGGCTTTGACTGGCCCGACGCCGCCGGCCCGCGCGCCAAGATCAACGAAGAGCTAGGCGAGCTGGACGAAGCGTGGCAGTCCGGCGATCGCGCGGCGATGGAACATGAGCTGGGCGACGTGCTCTTGGCCGTCGCCAACTTGTCGCGCAAGCTGAACATCGACGCCGAATCGGCGCTGCGCGCGGCGACCGATCGCTTCGCCGCCCGTTTCGGCCAGATCGAAAAAGCGCTGGCGGCGCAAGGACGCGCCGTCGCCGACGCGTCCGCCGAGGAACAGGACCGCCTGTGGGAGGCCGCCAAGCTGTCCCTGCAATCGCCGAAGTTGTCGGGTTGA
- a CDS encoding PhoH family protein, whose product MTERLVLDDNRVALAVYGERNANLKIVERHTGGQLHARGNELTIVGLPDDVVIARRLIEQLYSMARGGSPISPEDIGRAAIALRADSGVDLRDVFSDTILVAGRARPIAPKGLAQKRYVDAIRDFDIVFGIGPAGTGKTYLAMALAIRALMEKQVKRIILTRPAVEAGERLGFLPGSMEEKISPYLRPLYDALHDMMDFEKADQLLARGLIEVAPIAFMRGRTLNDAFVILDEAQNTTGEQMKMFLTRLGFESKAVITGDVTQIDLPDNRRSGLTEAEALLSGIEGIAFRYFTEVDVVRHPLVQKIIKAYDRPPGDRPPGERR is encoded by the coding sequence ATCACCGAACGCCTGGTGCTGGACGACAACCGGGTGGCGTTGGCCGTGTACGGCGAGCGCAACGCCAATTTGAAAATTGTCGAGCGTCACACCGGCGGCCAGCTTCACGCCCGCGGCAACGAACTGACCATCGTCGGCCTGCCCGACGACGTGGTCATCGCGCGGCGCCTGATCGAACAGCTTTACAGCATGGCGCGCGGCGGATCACCGATCAGCCCCGAGGACATCGGACGGGCCGCCATCGCCTTGCGCGCCGACAGCGGCGTGGATCTTCGCGACGTCTTCAGCGACACGATCCTGGTGGCCGGCCGCGCGCGGCCGATCGCCCCCAAGGGCCTGGCGCAAAAACGTTACGTCGACGCCATCCGCGACTTTGACATCGTCTTTGGCATCGGCCCCGCCGGTACCGGCAAGACCTATCTGGCCATGGCGCTGGCCATCCGCGCCTTGATGGAAAAACAGGTCAAACGCATCATTCTCACTCGCCCGGCGGTGGAGGCGGGCGAGCGCCTGGGCTTCCTGCCCGGCAGCATGGAAGAAAAAATCTCTCCGTATTTACGACCGCTTTACGACGCCCTTCACGACATGATGGACTTCGAAAAAGCCGATCAACTGCTGGCTCGAGGCCTGATCGAAGTGGCGCCCATCGCCTTCATGCGCGGACGCACGCTGAACGATGCCTTCGTCATCCTGGACGAGGCGCAGAACACCACCGGCGAGCAGATGAAGATGTTCTTGACCCGTCTTGGTTTCGAATCAAAGGCGGTGATCACCGGCGACGTCACGCAGATCGATCTGCCGGACAACCGTCGTTCGGGTCTGACCGAGGCCGAGGCGCTGTTGTCGGGGATCGAGGGGATCGCCTTTCGTTATTTCACCGAGGTGGATGTGGTGCGCCACCCGCTGGTGCAGAAGATCATCAAGGCCTACGACCGCCCGCCCGGCGACCGGCCCCCCGGCGAGCGCCGCTGA
- a CDS encoding HD domain-containing phosphohydrolase — protein sequence MEAPDDFRVLAARFRYELGELLATSRALSSERDIRKLLALILEKCRQVTGADAGSVYVLEGEGRPADRRLHFMLSQNDSLSIDLQEFTLGVDEKSIVGKAVLDAQPINIPDLAALSETGKNPWGFRHNRTFDDKTGYQTRSMLTVPMLSAQGEVIGVVQLINRKHHRERRLLDPADFANEVVPFDQPAEELALALASQAGLSLENAILYDEIKKLFEGFVDASVTAIESRDPTTSGHSRRVATLSVALAQKVDATPDGPLRDVHFTSTELKQIEYAGMLHDFGKVGVRENVLVKAKKLYEADRHAIGLRFAYIRKSLEADVAERKLRVALELSRHQFAGRAAELDADLHRRLAELDGHWAFINQVNEPTLMDEGGVARLAMIANERYLDATGELRPYLERDELAALEVRRGSLTAVERVEIESHVVHTFNFLNKIPWGKELAAIPRIAGSHHEYLNGAGYPRHLGAPDICVETRMMTIADIFDALTASDRPYKKAVPTDRALHIIEAEVKNGRCDADLFRVFVEAEVYKKAF from the coding sequence GTGGAGGCTCCGGACGACTTTCGCGTGCTGGCGGCTCGCTTTCGCTACGAGCTGGGCGAGTTGCTGGCCACCTCGCGCGCGCTGTCCTCGGAGCGCGACATCCGCAAGCTGCTGGCGCTGATTTTGGAGAAGTGCCGCCAGGTCACCGGCGCGGATGCCGGCAGCGTGTACGTCCTGGAAGGCGAGGGGCGTCCGGCGGACAGGCGGCTGCACTTCATGTTGTCGCAGAACGATTCGCTGTCCATCGACCTGCAGGAATTCACCCTGGGCGTCGACGAGAAATCCATCGTCGGCAAGGCGGTGCTGGACGCGCAGCCGATCAACATTCCCGATCTGGCGGCGCTTTCCGAGACCGGCAAGAACCCCTGGGGCTTTCGCCACAACCGCACCTTCGACGACAAGACCGGCTACCAAACTCGATCGATGCTGACGGTGCCGATGCTGTCGGCGCAAGGCGAGGTGATCGGGGTGGTGCAGCTCATCAACCGCAAGCACCACCGCGAGCGGCGCCTGCTGGATCCGGCTGACTTCGCCAACGAAGTGGTGCCGTTCGATCAGCCGGCCGAGGAGCTGGCGCTGGCGCTGGCGTCGCAAGCGGGGCTCTCGCTGGAGAACGCCATCCTCTACGACGAGATCAAGAAGCTGTTCGAAGGCTTCGTCGACGCCAGCGTCACGGCGATCGAGTCGCGCGATCCGACCACCTCGGGCCATTCGCGGCGGGTGGCCACGCTGTCGGTGGCGCTGGCGCAGAAGGTGGACGCCACGCCGGACGGTCCGCTGCGCGACGTGCATTTCACCAGCACAGAGCTCAAACAGATCGAATACGCCGGCATGCTGCACGACTTCGGCAAGGTCGGCGTGCGCGAGAACGTGCTGGTCAAAGCGAAGAAGTTGTATGAGGCCGATCGGCACGCCATCGGCCTGCGTTTCGCGTACATCCGCAAGTCCCTGGAAGCGGACGTTGCCGAGCGCAAGCTGCGCGTGGCGCTGGAACTTTCGCGCCATCAATTCGCCGGCCGCGCCGCCGAGCTGGACGCCGATCTTCACCGCCGCCTGGCCGAACTGGACGGCCACTGGGCCTTCATCAACCAGGTCAACGAGCCGACGCTGATGGACGAGGGCGGCGTGGCCCGGCTGGCGATGATCGCCAACGAGCGCTACCTCGATGCCACCGGCGAGCTGCGCCCGTACCTTGAACGCGACGAGCTGGCGGCGCTGGAGGTCCGGCGCGGCAGCCTGACCGCGGTCGAACGGGTGGAGATCGAGAGCCACGTGGTGCACACGTTCAACTTCTTGAACAAGATCCCGTGGGGCAAAGAGTTGGCGGCCATCCCGCGCATCGCCGGCTCGCACCACGAATACCTGAACGGCGCCGGCTACCCGCGCCACCTGGGCGCGCCGGACATCTGCGTGGAGACGCGCATGATGACCATCGCCGACATCTTCGACGCGCTGACGGCGTCGGACCGCCCGTACAAGAAGGCCGTGCCGACCGATCGCGCGCTCCACATCATCGAGGCCGAGGTGAAGAACGGACGCTGCGACGCCGATCTGTTCCGCGTCTTCGTCGAGGCCGAGGTCTACAAGAAAGCCTTCTGA
- the ybeY gene encoding rRNA maturation RNase YbeY, with protein sequence MAVTTLVRGRATATLAPGDRRAATARLRLALRALRRGGATVTLVFTDDEEIRFLNRTYRKHDRATDVLSFHLQQLQGEDDPAAAARGFNLGDIVISVETARRRFPGRKLGRELERLTVHGLCHLFGHDHHRPVEAKAMFALQNKLLRLPTVG encoded by the coding sequence GTGGCGGTGACGACGCTGGTGCGCGGCCGGGCGACGGCCACGCTTGCGCCCGGCGATCGGCGGGCGGCGACCGCACGCTTGCGGCTGGCCTTGCGGGCGCTGCGCCGGGGCGGGGCCACCGTGACGCTGGTTTTCACCGACGACGAGGAGATCCGGTTTTTGAACCGCACCTACCGCAAGCACGATCGCGCGACCGACGTGCTGAGCTTTCACCTGCAGCAATTGCAAGGCGAGGATGATCCGGCGGCGGCGGCGCGCGGATTCAATCTGGGTGACATCGTCATCTCGGTGGAGACGGCGCGCCGGCGATTTCCTGGCCGCAAGCTCGGGCGCGAACTGGAGCGGCTGACGGTGCACGGCCTTTGTCACCTGTTCGGCCACGACCACCACCGACCGGTGGAGGCCAAGGCGATGTTCGCCCTGCAAAACAAGCTGCTGCGGTTGCCGACCGTCGGCTAG
- a CDS encoding glycosyltransferase family 4 protein: MKKTFAMLSVPGTFVSAAATPPAGRLVANTEFVKALARHGSFDRFCFFIGENGDHDEIDRLAALCGLTASAGADRLLVRHLLDLPRSFADGDVSVVHHASHVERFLDLVWLRDRFASPNHPAIPVTGQIHSLSYPDLMKDYLRALLHPPGPHDAIFCSSLGGQIVLQRSFDDARAALQRIGATPPPAAFDTPLVPLGVDVDRMRSGDRAATRARLRIAADEIVILGLGRFSEYDKMDLFPLLQIFQGVAAQHPPGAPPVRLLLAGARQGTQTPKMVELWAQALGVSAAVTLHVDFPEAEKPDLLAASDVFVSPCDNLQETFGLSVIEAMAAGLPVVVSDFDGYKDTVSPDAGVRVPTRMNVDLDRLSDLGSILYARPLHLLLGQSVEVDLPTFTHALVTLCADGDRRALLGAGAAARARRLYDWKPVVHEYEAVWHALGAAPFVPRPGTPPHHPAGLRFGSVFAHYPTESIDDSRVVRRTKLSRVLCGKENGYFVYPELRHVFSGSEVLVALAAAESPTPLGQVIAAASGRWPPDEGWRAKALVTWLLKHGLLATVTL; this comes from the coding sequence ATGAAGAAGACCTTCGCGATGCTCTCGGTGCCGGGAACATTCGTCAGCGCGGCGGCGACGCCGCCTGCAGGCCGGTTGGTGGCGAACACCGAGTTCGTGAAGGCGCTGGCTCGTCACGGCAGCTTCGATCGTTTCTGTTTTTTCATCGGCGAAAACGGCGATCACGACGAGATCGATCGCCTGGCCGCTCTCTGCGGCCTGACCGCGAGCGCGGGCGCCGATCGCTTACTGGTCCGTCACTTGCTGGATCTGCCGCGCTCGTTTGCCGACGGCGACGTCAGCGTCGTTCACCATGCCTCGCACGTCGAACGGTTTTTGGATCTGGTGTGGCTGCGCGATCGCTTCGCCTCGCCAAACCACCCGGCCATCCCGGTGACCGGACAGATTCATTCGCTCAGCTATCCCGATCTGATGAAGGATTATCTGCGCGCGCTGTTGCATCCGCCCGGGCCGCACGACGCGATCTTCTGCTCCAGCCTGGGCGGGCAGATCGTCTTGCAGCGATCGTTCGACGACGCGCGGGCGGCGTTGCAACGGATCGGCGCCACGCCGCCGCCCGCCGCGTTCGACACGCCGCTGGTGCCGCTGGGCGTGGACGTCGATCGCATGCGCAGCGGCGATCGCGCCGCCACGCGGGCCCGCCTGCGCATCGCCGCCGACGAGATCGTCATCCTGGGTCTCGGCCGCTTCAGCGAGTACGACAAGATGGATCTGTTTCCGCTGCTGCAGATCTTTCAAGGCGTGGCCGCCCAGCATCCGCCCGGCGCGCCGCCCGTGCGCCTGCTGCTGGCGGGCGCGCGCCAGGGCACCCAGACGCCAAAGATGGTCGAGCTGTGGGCGCAAGCGTTGGGCGTGTCCGCCGCCGTCACCTTGCACGTGGATTTTCCCGAGGCGGAAAAGCCTGATCTGCTGGCGGCGTCGGATGTCTTCGTCTCGCCCTGCGACAACCTGCAAGAGACGTTCGGCCTGTCGGTGATCGAGGCGATGGCCGCCGGGCTGCCGGTGGTGGTGTCGGACTTCGACGGCTACAAAGACACGGTCTCGCCCGACGCCGGCGTGCGCGTGCCGACGCGTATGAATGTCGATCTTGATCGACTGTCGGATCTGGGATCGATCCTGTATGCCCGTCCATTGCACCTGCTGCTCGGTCAGTCGGTCGAGGTGGATCTGCCGACGTTCACGCACGCCCTGGTCACGTTGTGCGCCGACGGCGACCGGCGGGCGCTCCTCGGCGCCGGGGCGGCGGCGCGGGCGCGCCGGCTTTACGATTGGAAACCGGTCGTGCACGAATATGAAGCCGTGTGGCATGCGCTGGGCGCGGCGCCGTTCGTCCCGCGCCCCGGGACGCCGCCTCATCACCCAGCCGGCCTGCGCTTCGGTTCGGTGTTCGCCCACTACCCAACGGAGAGCATCGATGACAGTCGGGTGGTCCGCCGGACCAAGCTCAGCCGCGTGCTATGTGGGAAGGAGAACGGATATTTCGTCTATCCGGAATTGCGCCACGTGTTCTCCGGCAGCGAGGTGCTGGTGGCGCTGGCCGCCGCCGAGTCGCCGACGCCCCTTGGACAGGTGATCGCCGCCGCCTCCGGACGCTGGCCGCCTGACGAGGGCTGGCGGGCGAAGGCGCTGGTGACCTGGTTGCTCAAGCACGGCCTCTTGGCCACCGTCACGCTTTAA